From the Limisphaerales bacterium genome, one window contains:
- a CDS encoding DUF1501 domain-containing protein, whose amino-acid sequence MLRRDFLKMSLGGLALHELLALRARAGDGPGGFGKAKSCIVLFCWGGISHLDTFDLKPNAPSNIRGTFKEIPTAVPGIRISEHLPGFARTMNHWAIVRSAHHNAPSHRSGAYWNLTGHQPQNLTGNWPASRADWPSIGSMIWQANKDKGVPHKALPGAVALPYTIYDGGVSNGQDAGFLGMGMDPAVFRPSVKGLKIYQGKSPSSGRIELGLPEGVSRRRLGQRRKLIQGFGQTKGAAIKLEAEALARSREMALDMLLNPTVHAAFDLEKEPRALREKYGMHICGQSVLTARRLTEAGVPVATVYCAAGDLNGSAGSHFDTHSDNFNRLKNNMLPPFDQAASALVEDLQQRGRLDETLIVMLTDFGRTPQINKGAGRDHFPGAYSVVFAGGGIRGGQVYGKSNSIGFEPAEQACGPPDLHATIFHAMGIEPEHMIYDAANRPLPLCDGKPLPLF is encoded by the coding sequence ATGCTGAGGCGTGATTTTTTGAAAATGAGCTTGGGCGGGTTAGCCCTGCACGAGTTGCTCGCCCTGCGCGCCCGTGCCGGCGATGGCCCGGGCGGATTTGGCAAAGCCAAAAGCTGCATCGTGCTGTTCTGTTGGGGGGGCATCAGTCATCTGGATACCTTCGATCTCAAGCCCAACGCGCCCTCGAACATCCGTGGCACGTTTAAAGAAATCCCCACCGCCGTGCCCGGCATTCGCATAAGCGAACATCTACCCGGCTTCGCGCGCACCATGAACCATTGGGCCATCGTCCGCAGCGCGCATCACAATGCGCCCAGTCATCGCTCGGGCGCGTACTGGAATCTCACCGGTCATCAGCCGCAAAATCTCACTGGCAACTGGCCCGCATCGCGCGCGGATTGGCCCTCCATCGGCTCAATGATTTGGCAGGCAAACAAAGATAAAGGCGTTCCGCACAAAGCGTTGCCCGGCGCAGTGGCACTGCCGTATACGATTTATGATGGTGGCGTTTCAAATGGTCAGGATGCCGGTTTCCTTGGCATGGGGATGGATCCCGCCGTATTTCGGCCATCGGTCAAGGGCTTGAAAATTTACCAAGGCAAATCGCCGTCCTCCGGTCGGATTGAGCTCGGCTTGCCCGAGGGCGTGAGTCGGCGGCGACTCGGCCAACGACGGAAATTGATTCAAGGTTTTGGTCAAACGAAAGGCGCGGCGATCAAACTGGAAGCCGAGGCGTTGGCGCGTTCCCGCGAGATGGCGCTCGATATGTTGCTCAACCCCACCGTGCACGCGGCGTTTGATTTGGAAAAAGAACCGCGCGCGCTTCGCGAAAAATACGGGATGCACATCTGCGGCCAAAGCGTACTCACTGCGCGGCGATTGACCGAGGCCGGCGTGCCCGTGGCCACTGTTTATTGCGCCGCCGGCGATTTGAATGGCTCGGCCGGTTCCCATTTCGACACGCACTCGGATAATTTCAATAGACTAAAAAACAACATGCTGCCGCCATTCGACCAAGCCGCTTCGGCGTTGGTGGAAGATTTGCAGCAACGCGGTCGCCTTGATGAAACGCTCATCGTGATGCTGACTGATTTTGGCCGCACACCGCAAATCAACAAAGGAGCGGGCCGCGATCATTTTCCCGGCGCGTACTCCGTGGTCTTCGCCGGTGGTGGCATCCGTGGGGGGCAGGTTTACGGCAAGTCCAACTCCATCGGCTTTGAACCGGCCGAACAGGCGTGCGGCCCACCCGATTTACACGCGACTATTTTTCACGCAATGGGCATCGAGCCGGAACACATGATTTACGATGCCGCCAATCGCCCCTTGCCCCTTTGCGATGGCAAACCGCTTCCGCTGTTTTAG
- a CDS encoding family 10 glycosylhydrolase, whose amino-acid sequence MLTVSAANISFHPVTGVKVTPLQREFRGAWIATVNNIDWPSQPGLTTTQQQRELRTLIGRAAALRLNCVIFQVRPACDALYVSQLEPWSEYLTGKMGQAPKPAWDPLAFAISETHRQGMELHAWFNPYRARYKGAKSTVAANHISRTQPALVKAYNGFQWLDPAEAGARAHSMRVILDVVRRYDVDGIHIDDYFYPYPDAKRTEFPDDASWKKFRGDMKRNDWRRMHINQFIREINTEVHRVKPWVKFGISPFGIWRPGHPKQIKGLDAYDELYADARLWLREGWLDYCAPQLYWQIADTEQAFPVLMQWWHEQNPKRRHLWPGINTAKVKTWKAKEFLSQINLTRRHAGVTGNIHWNLSALANNDGDLGSMLQRGIYSQPALPPASPWLDNRPPEAPSIGSKWDAARQQIILTWRAAPGEPIRRWLFQIRVKGRWHSQVLPASQLAGVVRAGTGLPEYIALTAIDRGGNASPPTVLGQR is encoded by the coding sequence GTGTTAACCGTTTCGGCGGCGAACATTTCATTTCACCCCGTCACGGGCGTAAAGGTCACCCCGCTTCAGCGCGAATTTCGCGGCGCATGGATTGCCACGGTGAACAATATCGATTGGCCTTCGCAACCGGGGTTGACGACCACCCAACAGCAACGGGAACTGCGCACGCTTATTGGACGCGCGGCAGCTTTGAGGCTTAACTGCGTCATCTTCCAAGTGCGCCCCGCGTGCGATGCGCTTTACGTTTCACAGCTCGAACCGTGGAGCGAATATCTAACCGGCAAAATGGGCCAAGCGCCGAAGCCCGCGTGGGATCCGCTGGCGTTTGCCATTAGCGAGACGCATCGGCAAGGGATGGAATTGCACGCGTGGTTTAATCCGTATCGCGCGCGCTACAAGGGCGCCAAAAGCACAGTCGCGGCAAACCACATCAGCCGCACACAACCGGCATTGGTGAAAGCGTACAACGGCTTCCAATGGTTGGATCCTGCAGAGGCCGGCGCGCGGGCGCATTCGATGCGGGTGATTCTCGATGTGGTGCGGCGCTATGATGTGGATGGGATTCACATTGACGATTATTTTTATCCGTACCCCGATGCAAAGCGCACCGAATTCCCCGATGACGCGAGTTGGAAAAAATTTCGGGGCGATATGAAACGCAATGATTGGCGACGAATGCACATCAATCAGTTCATTCGCGAAATCAACACCGAGGTTCATCGCGTGAAACCGTGGGTGAAATTCGGCATTAGCCCCTTCGGCATTTGGCGACCGGGCCATCCCAAACAAATCAAGGGCCTCGACGCTTACGATGAGTTGTACGCCGATGCGCGATTGTGGCTGCGCGAGGGTTGGCTCGATTACTGCGCACCGCAACTCTACTGGCAAATCGCCGATACCGAGCAAGCCTTTCCCGTGCTGATGCAATGGTGGCACGAACAAAACCCAAAGCGCCGCCACCTTTGGCCGGGCATCAACACCGCGAAAGTAAAAACCTGGAAGGCAAAAGAGTTCCTCTCACAAATCAATCTCACCCGCCGCCACGCCGGTGTGACCGGCAACATCCACTGGAACCTCAGCGCATTGGCGAACAATGACGGGGATCTCGGCTCAATGTTGCAACGCGGCATTTACAGCCAACCCGCCCTGCCTCCCGCCTCGCCGTGGCTGGACAATCGCCCGCCCGAAGCGCCTTCAATAGGATCGAAGTGGGATGCCGCCCGCCAACAAATAATCCTCACGTGGCGCGCCGCGCCGGGCGAACCCATTCGCCGCTGGCTCTTTCAAATTCGCGTGAAAGGCCGGTGGCATTCGCAAGTGCTGCCCGCCAGCCAACTGGCCGGAGTGGTTCGCGCCGGCACGGGTCTTCCCGAATACATTGCCCTCACCGCCATCGACCGTGGCGGAAACGCCAGCCCACCGACAGTGCTGGGGCAGCGTTGA